One Setaria viridis chromosome 3, Setaria_viridis_v4.0, whole genome shotgun sequence DNA window includes the following coding sequences:
- the LOC117850867 gene encoding uncharacterized protein, with the protein MKSRGLRLLCCVAAVAALLSEGGQAAAYYYVPSPGPAPAPAASPATNSSASPPPAQPTTFPTYGVTPGSLQPQECGGRCAARCSATAYRKPCLFFCRKCCAACLCVPAGTYGNKASCPCYDNWKTKRGGPKCP; encoded by the exons ATGAAGAGCAGAGGTTTGCGGCTGCTCTGCTGCGTGGCAGCGGTGGCCGCGCTCCTCTCGGAAGGAGGCCAG GCTGCCGCTTATTATTACGTGCCGTCGCCGGGGCCAGCTCCGGCGcctgccgcctcccccgcgACGAACTCCTCTGCTTCTCCTCCACCAGCCCAGCCCACCACCTTCCCGACG TACGGCGTCACCCCCGGCAGCCTCCAGCCCCAAG AGTGCGGCGGTCGGTGCGCGGCGCGGTGCTCGGCGACGGCGTACCGGAAGCCGTGCCTCTTCTTCTGCCGCAAGTGCTGCGCGGCGTGCCTGTGCGTGCCGGCGGGCACCTACGGCAACAAGGCCTCCTGCCCCTGCTACGACAACTGGAAGACCAAGCGGGGAGGACCCAAGTGCCCCTAG